In the genome of Fusobacterium necrogenes, one region contains:
- the nikB gene encoding nickel ABC transporter permease, with product MHKYVLKRILLLIPVLLGVSLLVFAIMSLTPGDPAQLILGENAPKEAVLKLREEMGLNDPFFIQYFRFVKNAIMGDFGRSYTTGREVFGEIFARFPNTLILAVIGIIISVCIGIPIGIISATRQYSFLDSFSMVIALLGVSMPVFWLGLMLILTFSVKLGWLPSGGFDGLKSIILPAITLGVGSAAIITRMTRSSMLEVIRQDYIRTARAKGVAEKVVINKHALKNALIPIITVVGLQFGHLLGGAVLTESVYSWPGVGRLMVDAIRQKDTPTVLAAVVFLAAAFSVVNLLVDILYAYVDPRIKSQYK from the coding sequence ATGCACAAGTATGTATTAAAAAGAATTTTACTACTTATTCCTGTATTATTAGGAGTATCATTATTAGTTTTCGCTATAATGTCATTAACACCTGGAGATCCAGCACAGTTAATATTAGGGGAAAATGCACCAAAAGAAGCTGTATTAAAATTAAGAGAAGAGATGGGATTAAATGATCCATTCTTTATACAGTATTTTAGATTTGTTAAAAATGCAATTATGGGAGATTTTGGAAGATCATATACTACTGGAAGGGAAGTATTTGGAGAGATATTTGCTAGATTCCCAAATACTCTTATATTAGCAGTAATTGGTATCATAATATCTGTATGTATTGGTATACCAATAGGTATAATTTCAGCTACTAGACAATACTCTTTCTTAGATAGCTTTAGTATGGTAATAGCTCTTTTAGGAGTTTCTATGCCAGTATTCTGGTTAGGGCTTATGTTAATCTTAACTTTCTCTGTAAAATTAGGATGGCTACCATCTGGAGGATTTGATGGTTTGAAGAGTATTATTCTACCAGCTATAACTCTAGGAGTTGGTTCAGCAGCTATTATTACAAGAATGACTCGTTCATCTATGCTAGAGGTAATAAGACAAGACTATATTAGAACAGCTAGAGCTAAAGGAGTGGCAGAAAAAGTTGTTATCAATAAACATGCTCTTAAAAATGCTCTTATTCCTATCATTACAGTTGTAGGATTACAATTTGGACATCTATTAGGAGGAGCTGTACTTACTGAGTCAGTATACTCTTGGCCAGGTGTAGGAAGATTGATGGTAGATGCAATTAGACAAAAAGATACACCTACTGTATTAGCAGCTGTTGTTTTCTTAGCTGCAGCATTCAGTGTTGTAAACTTATTGGTAGATATATTATATGCTTATGTTGACCCTAGAATTAAATCTCAATATAAGTAA
- the nikC gene encoding nickel transporter permease: protein MSNINTSNKKRSQWVEVWRRLKRNKMAVLGLIILIILVLLAVFADVIANYDNVVIKQNLAHRLQGPSAAHWLGTDEFGRDIFARLVHGTRVSLQVGIVAVGISIVIGGILGAVAGYYGGKLDNTIMRVMDIFLAVPSILLAIAIVSALGPSIINLMLAISISSVPSYARIVRASVLSIRDQEFIEAAKAIGASNTRIIFRHIIPNSLAPVIVQATLGVASAILSTAGLSFIGLGIQPPAPEWGSMLSGGRQYLRYAWWVTTFPGVAIMITILSLNLLGDGLRDALDPRLKQ from the coding sequence ATGTCGAATATAAATACTTCAAATAAAAAGAGAAGTCAGTGGGTAGAGGTATGGAGAAGACTAAAAAGAAATAAGATGGCTGTTTTAGGACTAATTATTTTAATTATTCTTGTCTTACTTGCTGTATTTGCTGATGTTATAGCCAACTATGATAATGTAGTTATAAAACAAAATCTAGCTCATAGATTACAAGGACCAAGTGCAGCACACTGGCTTGGAACAGATGAGTTTGGTAGAGATATATTTGCAAGACTTGTACATGGAACAAGAGTATCATTACAAGTAGGTATAGTAGCTGTTGGAATATCAATAGTTATTGGAGGAATTTTAGGAGCAGTAGCTGGATATTATGGTGGAAAATTAGATAATACTATAATGAGGGTTATGGATATTTTCCTAGCAGTACCAAGTATCTTACTTGCAATAGCAATAGTTTCAGCATTAGGACCAAGTATTATCAACCTTATGTTAGCTATTAGTATTTCAAGTGTACCTAGTTATGCCAGAATAGTTAGAGCTTCTGTACTTTCTATTAGAGACCAAGAGTTTATAGAAGCAGCCAAGGCTATTGGAGCAAGCAATACAAGAATAATATTTAGACATATAATTCCTAATTCTTTAGCTCCTGTTATTGTACAAGCTACATTAGGAGTAGCAAGTGCAATCTTATCAACAGCGGGACTAAGTTTTATCGGACTAGGAATTCAACCACCAGCACCTGAGTGGGGTTCTATGCTATCTGGAGGTAGACAATACCTAAGATATGCTTGGTGGGTAACAACATTCCCAGGAGTAGCTATAATGATAACAATTCTTTCTCTTAACCTATTAGGAGATGGATTGAGAGATGCCTTAGACCCAAGGTTGAAACAGTAG
- a CDS encoding ABC transporter ATP-binding protein: MSMSNLLEIKDLTIQYVTEDEVVSAVNGLEIELAEGETIGLVGETGAGKTTTALGIMGLVPNPPGKILSGKITFEGKDLLSLHEEEMRKIRGNKISMIFQDPMTSLNPVMTVGEQIAEVIEIHEQLGKEKSFEKAKEMLELVGIPGARANDFPHQFSGGMKQRVVIAIALACNPKLLIADEPTTALDVTIQAQVLDLMNDLKEKFKTAMILITHDLGVVAQVCDKVAIMYAGEIVEAGSLVDVFENPKHPYTLGLFGSIPSLDEECDRLKPIQGLMPDPTNLPSGCKFHPRCPHATELCSKEQPKVTEIEKGHKVRCLICEGKVKEIGEEK, from the coding sequence GTGTCGATGAGTAATTTATTAGAGATAAAAGATTTAACTATACAGTATGTTACTGAAGATGAAGTAGTATCTGCTGTAAATGGATTAGAAATAGAGTTAGCAGAAGGAGAAACAATAGGACTAGTTGGAGAGACTGGAGCAGGAAAAACTACAACTGCTCTAGGAATAATGGGATTAGTTCCTAACCCACCTGGAAAAATATTAAGTGGAAAAATAACTTTTGAAGGTAAAGATTTACTTTCATTACATGAAGAAGAGATGAGAAAAATCAGAGGAAATAAAATCTCTATGATTTTCCAAGACCCTATGACATCATTAAACCCAGTTATGACAGTAGGAGAGCAAATTGCTGAGGTTATAGAGATACATGAGCAATTGGGAAAAGAAAAATCTTTTGAAAAAGCAAAAGAGATGTTAGAGTTAGTTGGAATACCTGGTGCAAGAGCTAATGATTTCCCACACCAATTTTCTGGTGGAATGAAACAAAGGGTTGTTATAGCTATTGCCTTGGCTTGTAACCCAAAACTTTTAATAGCTGACGAGCCGACAACTGCTCTAGATGTTACTATTCAAGCTCAAGTACTAGATCTTATGAATGATTTAAAAGAGAAATTTAAAACTGCTATGATACTTATAACACATGACCTTGGAGTAGTTGCTCAAGTATGTGATAAGGTAGCTATTATGTATGCTGGAGAGATTGTAGAAGCAGGTAGCTTAGTAGATGTATTTGAAAATCCTAAACACCCATATACTCTTGGATTATTTGGTTCTATTCCTAGCCTTGATGAAGAGTGTGATAGATTAAAACCAATACAAGGACTTATGCCAGACCCTACTAACTTACCATCAGGATGTAAATTCCACCCTAGATGTCCACATGCTACAGAACTTTGTTCAAAAGAGCAACCAAAAGTTACTGAAATAGAGAAAGGACATAAAGTAAGATGCCTTATTTGTGAAGGAAAAGTAAAAGAGATAGGGGAGGAAAAATAA
- a CDS encoding ABC transporter ATP-binding protein, with protein MENKVLLEVKNLKKYFNTPKGLLHAVDDINFTICEGKTLGVVGESGCGKSTTGRVILRLLEATDGEILFEGENIRNYSKEQMREMRKKMQIIFQDPFASLNPRMTVSEIIAEPLIIHKMCKSKEELEARVKELMDTVGLSERLMNTYPHELDGGRRQRIGIARALALKPKFIVCDEPVSALDVSIQAQVLNLMKDLQEEFGLTYMFITHDLSVVKHFSDDIAVMYLGQLVEKAPSKMLFKNPIHPYTKALLSAIPVPSVKKKMERIKLQGEITSPINPDKGCRFAKRCVYAKDICRQQEPVLKEIGEGHFFACHLAKELGFVEK; from the coding sequence ATGGAAAACAAAGTATTATTAGAAGTAAAAAATCTAAAGAAATATTTTAATACTCCTAAAGGACTTTTACATGCAGTAGATGATATCAACTTTACTATTTGTGAAGGAAAAACTCTAGGAGTAGTTGGAGAGTCTGGTTGTGGAAAATCTACAACAGGAAGAGTTATCTTAAGACTTCTTGAGGCAACAGATGGAGAGATACTATTTGAAGGAGAAAACATCAGAAACTACTCAAAAGAGCAAATGAGAGAGATGAGAAAAAAGATGCAAATTATTTTCCAAGACCCATTTGCTTCTCTTAATCCAAGAATGACAGTAAGTGAGATAATTGCTGAGCCATTAATTATACATAAAATGTGTAAATCAAAAGAAGAATTAGAAGCTAGAGTAAAAGAGCTTATGGATACAGTTGGACTTAGTGAAAGACTTATGAATACTTATCCACATGAACTAGATGGAGGAAGAAGACAAAGAATAGGTATAGCTAGAGCATTAGCATTAAAACCTAAATTTATAGTTTGTGATGAGCCAGTATCAGCTCTTGACGTATCAATTCAAGCTCAAGTTCTAAACCTAATGAAAGATCTACAAGAAGAGTTTGGACTTACATATATGTTCATAACCCATGACTTATCAGTTGTAAAACACTTCTCTGATGATATAGCTGTAATGTATCTTGGACAATTAGTTGAAAAAGCGCCATCTAAGATGCTTTTCAAAAACCCAATACACCCATATACAAAAGCACTTTTATCGGCTATACCAGTACCAAGTGTAAAGAAAAAAATGGAAAGAATAAAACTTCAAGGAGAGATTACTTCTCCAATTAATCCGGATAAAGGATGTAGATTTGCTAAAAGATGTGTATATGCAAAAGATATTTGTAGACAGCAAGAGCCAGTATTAAAAGAGATAGGCGAAGGACATTTTTTTGCTTGTCATCTAGCTAAAGAGTTAGGATTTGTAGAGAAATAA